From the Sebastes fasciatus isolate fSebFas1 chromosome 3, fSebFas1.pri, whole genome shotgun sequence genome, one window contains:
- the tnpo2b gene encoding transportin-2 isoform X2: MEWQPDEQGLQQVLQLLKDSQSPDTATQRAVQEKLEQLNQFPDFNNYLIFVLTSLKSEDEPTRSLSGLILKNNVKAHYQNFPPNVADFIKRECLNNIGDPSPLIRATIGILITTIASKGELQTWPELLPQLCNLLNSDDYNTCEGSFGALQKICEDSSELLDSDALNRPLNIMIPKFLQFFKHCSPKIRSHAIACVNQFIIGRAQALMDNIDTFIESLFALAGDEDCEVRKNVCRALVMLLEVRIDRLIPHMHSIIQYMLQRTQDPDENVALEACEFWLTLAEQPICKEALSGHLVQLIPILVNGMKYSEIDIILLKGDVEEDEAVPDSEQDIKPRFHKSRTVTLQHEGGEGEEGEDIDEDEDDDDDTLSDWNLRKCSAAALDVLANVFREELLPHLLPLLKGLLFHPDWVIKESGILVLGAIAEGCMQGMVPYLPELIPHLIQCLCDKKALVRSIACWTLSRYAHWVVSQPPDAHLKPLMTELLKRILDGNKRVQEAACSAFATLEEEACTELVPYLSFILDTLVFAFGKYQHKNLLILYDAIGTLADSVGHHLNQPEYIQKLMPPLIAKWNELKDEDKDLFPLLECLSSVATALQSGFLPYCEPVYQRCVTLVQKTLAQAMMYSQQPDQYEAPDKDFMIVALDLLSGLAEGLGGHVDTLVARSNIMTLLFQCMQDTMPEVRQSSFALLGDLTKACFPHVKPCIAEFMPILGTNLNPEFISVCNNATWAIGEICMQMGVEMQPYIAMVLNQLVEIINRPNTPKTLLENTAITIGRLGYVCPQEVAPMLPQFIRPWCTSLRNIRDNEEKDSAFRGICMMIGVNPGGVVQDFIFFCDAVASWVNPKDDLRDMFYKILHGFKEQVGEENWQQFSEQFPPLLKERLAACYGV, translated from the exons ATGGAGTGGCAGCCAGATGAACAGGGTCTGCAGCAAGTGCTTCAGCTACTCAAGGACTCCCAGTCGCCAGACACAGCAACACAGAGAGCTGTGCAAGAA AAACTGGAGCAACTCAATCAGTTTCCAGATTTCAACAACTATCTCATCTTTGTCCTCACGAGCCTCAAATCTGAGG ACGAGCCCACTCGCTCCCTGAGCGGTCTGATACTGAAGAACAATGTCAAGGCTCACTACCAGAACTTCCCTcccaacgtggctgacttcaTCAAACGAGAATGCCTCAACAACATCGGAGACCCTTCACCGCTTATCAGGGCTACGATCG GTATCCTGATCACGACCATAGCCTCTAAAGGAGAGCTGCAGACCTGGCCGGAGCTGTTGCCTCAGCTCTGTAATCTGCTCAACTCAGACGACTATAACACCTGCGAG GGTTCTTTTGGAGCGTTGCAGAAGATTTGCGAAGATTCGTCGGAGTTGTTGGATAGCGATGCTCTGAACAGACCCCTCAACATCATGATCCCAAAGTTCCTACAGTTTTTCAAGCACTGCAGCCCCAAGATCAG gtccCATGCTATAGCGTGTGTGAACCAGTTCATCATTGGTCGAGCTCAGGCTCTGATGGATAACATTGACACCTTCATTGAG AGTCTGTTTGCACTGGCTGGTGACGAAGACTGTGAAGTGCGGAAGAACGTATGCAGGGCTCTGGTCATGCTGCTGGAAGTCCGCATCGACCGCCTCATCCCACACATGCACAGCATCATCCAG TACATGCTGCAGCGGACCCAGGACCCAGATGAGAACGTGGCTCTGGAGGCCTGTGAGTTCTGGCTGACTCTGGCTGAACAGCCCATCTGTAAAGAAGCCCTGTCCGGCCACCTGGTCCA ACTGATCCCTATCCTGGTGAATGGGATGAAATACTCCGAGATTGACATCATTCTTCTAAAG GGCGACGTTGAAGAGGATGAAGCGGTTCCTGACAGCGAGCAAGACATCAAGCCTCGCTTCCACAAGTCCCGCACCGTCACCCTGCAGCACGAAGGAGGGGAGGGCGAGGAGGGGGAGGACATCGATGAAGACGAGGACGACGATGATGATACGCTGTCTGACTGGAACCTAC GGAAGTGTTCGGCCGCGGCTCTGGACGTTCTTGCCAACGTGTTTCGTGAGGAGTTGCTTCCCCATCTCCTGCCCCTGCTCAAAGGATTGCTGTTCCACCCTGACTGGGTCATCAAGGAGTCTGGCATCCTAGTGCTGGGAGCCATCGCAGAGG GTTGTATGCAAGGCATGGTACCTTACTTGCCCGAGCTCATCCCCCACCTCATCCAGTGTTTGTGCGACAAGAAGGCCCTGGTCCGCTCCATCGCCTGCTGGACCCTCAGCCGCTATGCCCACTGGGTGGTCAGCCAGCCCCCTGACGCTCACCTAAAACCCCTCATGACTGAGCTGCTCAAACGCATCCTGGATGGCAACAAGAGGGTACAGGAAGCAGCTTGCAG CGCGTTTGCCAccctggaggaggaggcgtgTACGGAGCTGGTGCCTTACCTGAGCTTCATCCTGGACACGCTGGTTTTTGCTTTTGGGAAGTACCAGCACAAGAACCTGCTCATCCTCTACGATGCTATAGGAACACTGGCGGACTCTGTGGGACACCATCTCAACCAGCCC GAGTACATCCAGAAGCTGATGCCTCCGCTGATAGCCAAGTGGAACGAGCTGAAGGACGAAGACAAAGATCTCTTCCCTCTGCTTGAGTGTCTGTCGTCCGTTGCCACGGCGCTGCAGAGCGGCTTCCTCCCCTACTGCGAGCCTGTCTACCAGCGCTGCGTTACCCTGGTCCAGAAGACACTGGCTCAGGCCATG atgTACAGTCAGCAGCCAGACCAGTACGAAGCACCCGACAAAGACTTCATGATCGTGGCTCTGGATCTTTTAAGCGGCTTAGCTGAGGGACTGGGGGGCCACGTGGACACGCTTGTGGCCCGCAGTAACATCATGACGCTGCTTTTCCAGTGCATGCAG GATACGATGCCTGAAGTAAGACAGAGCTCATTCGCTCTGCTGGGGGACTTGACCAAGGCTTGCTTCCCTCATGTCAAACCGTGTATTG CTGAATTCATGCCAATCCTCGGGACAAATCTGAACCCGGAGTTCATCTCTGTCTGCAACAATGCTACCTGGGCCATAGGAGAGATCTGTATGCAGATGG GAGTGGAGATGCAGCCGTACATCGCCATGGTTCTGAACCAGCTGGTTGAGATTATTAATCGACCCAACACCCCCAAGACCCTGCTGGAGAACACCG caatCACCATCGGTCGACTGGGCTACGTGTGTCCTCAGGAGGTGGCGCCCATGCTGCCACAGTTTATCCGACCCTG GTGTACGTCCCTGCGGAACATCAGAGACAACGAGGAGAAAGACTCCGCCTTTCGCGGGATCTGCATGATGATCGGTGTGAACCCAGGAGGAGTTGTGCAG GACTTCATCTTCTTCTGTGACGCGGTGGCCTCCTGGGTGAATCCTAAAGACGATTTGAGAGACATGTTCTATAAG ATCCTGCACGGTTTTAAGGAGCAGGTTGGGGAGGAGAACTGGCAGCAGTTCTCAGAGCAGTTCCCCCCACTGCTGAAGGAGAGACTGGCAGCGTGCTATGGCGTTTAG
- the tnpo2b gene encoding transportin-2 isoform X1, with protein sequence MEWQPDEQGLQQVLQLLKDSQSPDTATQRAVQEKLEQLNQFPDFNNYLIFVLTSLKSEDEPTRSLSGLILKNNVKAHYQNFPPNVADFIKRECLNNIGDPSPLIRATIGILITTIASKGELQTWPELLPQLCNLLNSDDYNTCEGSFGALQKICEDSSELLDSDALNRPLNIMIPKFLQFFKHCSPKIRSHAIACVNQFIIGRAQALMDNIDTFIESLFALAGDEDCEVRKNVCRALVMLLEVRIDRLIPHMHSIIQYMLQRTQDPDENVALEACEFWLTLAEQPICKEALSGHLVQLIPILVNGMKYSEIDIILLKGDVEEDEAVPDSEQDIKPRFHKSRTVTLQHEGGEGEEGEDIDEDEDDDDDTLSDWNLRKCSAAALDVLANVFREELLPHLLPLLKGLLFHPDWVIKESGILVLGAIAEGCMQGMVPYLPELIPHLIQCLCDKKALVRSIACWTLSRYAHWVVSQPPDAHLKPLMTELLKRILDGNKRVQEAACSAFATLEEEACTELVPYLSFILDTLVFAFGKYQHKNLLILYDAIGTLADSVGHHLNQPEYIQKLMPPLIAKWNELKDEDKDLFPLLECLSSVATALQSGFLPYCEPVYQRCVTLVQKTLAQAMMYSQQPDQYEAPDKDFMIVALDLLSGLAEGLGGHVDTLVARSNIMTLLFQCMQSQDTMPEVRQSSFALLGDLTKACFPHVKPCIAEFMPILGTNLNPEFISVCNNATWAIGEICMQMGVEMQPYIAMVLNQLVEIINRPNTPKTLLENTAITIGRLGYVCPQEVAPMLPQFIRPWCTSLRNIRDNEEKDSAFRGICMMIGVNPGGVVQDFIFFCDAVASWVNPKDDLRDMFYKILHGFKEQVGEENWQQFSEQFPPLLKERLAACYGV encoded by the exons ATGGAGTGGCAGCCAGATGAACAGGGTCTGCAGCAAGTGCTTCAGCTACTCAAGGACTCCCAGTCGCCAGACACAGCAACACAGAGAGCTGTGCAAGAA AAACTGGAGCAACTCAATCAGTTTCCAGATTTCAACAACTATCTCATCTTTGTCCTCACGAGCCTCAAATCTGAGG ACGAGCCCACTCGCTCCCTGAGCGGTCTGATACTGAAGAACAATGTCAAGGCTCACTACCAGAACTTCCCTcccaacgtggctgacttcaTCAAACGAGAATGCCTCAACAACATCGGAGACCCTTCACCGCTTATCAGGGCTACGATCG GTATCCTGATCACGACCATAGCCTCTAAAGGAGAGCTGCAGACCTGGCCGGAGCTGTTGCCTCAGCTCTGTAATCTGCTCAACTCAGACGACTATAACACCTGCGAG GGTTCTTTTGGAGCGTTGCAGAAGATTTGCGAAGATTCGTCGGAGTTGTTGGATAGCGATGCTCTGAACAGACCCCTCAACATCATGATCCCAAAGTTCCTACAGTTTTTCAAGCACTGCAGCCCCAAGATCAG gtccCATGCTATAGCGTGTGTGAACCAGTTCATCATTGGTCGAGCTCAGGCTCTGATGGATAACATTGACACCTTCATTGAG AGTCTGTTTGCACTGGCTGGTGACGAAGACTGTGAAGTGCGGAAGAACGTATGCAGGGCTCTGGTCATGCTGCTGGAAGTCCGCATCGACCGCCTCATCCCACACATGCACAGCATCATCCAG TACATGCTGCAGCGGACCCAGGACCCAGATGAGAACGTGGCTCTGGAGGCCTGTGAGTTCTGGCTGACTCTGGCTGAACAGCCCATCTGTAAAGAAGCCCTGTCCGGCCACCTGGTCCA ACTGATCCCTATCCTGGTGAATGGGATGAAATACTCCGAGATTGACATCATTCTTCTAAAG GGCGACGTTGAAGAGGATGAAGCGGTTCCTGACAGCGAGCAAGACATCAAGCCTCGCTTCCACAAGTCCCGCACCGTCACCCTGCAGCACGAAGGAGGGGAGGGCGAGGAGGGGGAGGACATCGATGAAGACGAGGACGACGATGATGATACGCTGTCTGACTGGAACCTAC GGAAGTGTTCGGCCGCGGCTCTGGACGTTCTTGCCAACGTGTTTCGTGAGGAGTTGCTTCCCCATCTCCTGCCCCTGCTCAAAGGATTGCTGTTCCACCCTGACTGGGTCATCAAGGAGTCTGGCATCCTAGTGCTGGGAGCCATCGCAGAGG GTTGTATGCAAGGCATGGTACCTTACTTGCCCGAGCTCATCCCCCACCTCATCCAGTGTTTGTGCGACAAGAAGGCCCTGGTCCGCTCCATCGCCTGCTGGACCCTCAGCCGCTATGCCCACTGGGTGGTCAGCCAGCCCCCTGACGCTCACCTAAAACCCCTCATGACTGAGCTGCTCAAACGCATCCTGGATGGCAACAAGAGGGTACAGGAAGCAGCTTGCAG CGCGTTTGCCAccctggaggaggaggcgtgTACGGAGCTGGTGCCTTACCTGAGCTTCATCCTGGACACGCTGGTTTTTGCTTTTGGGAAGTACCAGCACAAGAACCTGCTCATCCTCTACGATGCTATAGGAACACTGGCGGACTCTGTGGGACACCATCTCAACCAGCCC GAGTACATCCAGAAGCTGATGCCTCCGCTGATAGCCAAGTGGAACGAGCTGAAGGACGAAGACAAAGATCTCTTCCCTCTGCTTGAGTGTCTGTCGTCCGTTGCCACGGCGCTGCAGAGCGGCTTCCTCCCCTACTGCGAGCCTGTCTACCAGCGCTGCGTTACCCTGGTCCAGAAGACACTGGCTCAGGCCATG atgTACAGTCAGCAGCCAGACCAGTACGAAGCACCCGACAAAGACTTCATGATCGTGGCTCTGGATCTTTTAAGCGGCTTAGCTGAGGGACTGGGGGGCCACGTGGACACGCTTGTGGCCCGCAGTAACATCATGACGCTGCTTTTCCAGTGCATGCA gtCCCAGGATACGATGCCTGAAGTAAGACAGAGCTCATTCGCTCTGCTGGGGGACTTGACCAAGGCTTGCTTCCCTCATGTCAAACCGTGTATTG CTGAATTCATGCCAATCCTCGGGACAAATCTGAACCCGGAGTTCATCTCTGTCTGCAACAATGCTACCTGGGCCATAGGAGAGATCTGTATGCAGATGG GAGTGGAGATGCAGCCGTACATCGCCATGGTTCTGAACCAGCTGGTTGAGATTATTAATCGACCCAACACCCCCAAGACCCTGCTGGAGAACACCG caatCACCATCGGTCGACTGGGCTACGTGTGTCCTCAGGAGGTGGCGCCCATGCTGCCACAGTTTATCCGACCCTG GTGTACGTCCCTGCGGAACATCAGAGACAACGAGGAGAAAGACTCCGCCTTTCGCGGGATCTGCATGATGATCGGTGTGAACCCAGGAGGAGTTGTGCAG GACTTCATCTTCTTCTGTGACGCGGTGGCCTCCTGGGTGAATCCTAAAGACGATTTGAGAGACATGTTCTATAAG ATCCTGCACGGTTTTAAGGAGCAGGTTGGGGAGGAGAACTGGCAGCAGTTCTCAGAGCAGTTCCCCCCACTGCTGAAGGAGAGACTGGCAGCGTGCTATGGCGTTTAG
- the nthl1 gene encoding endonuclease III-like protein 1 isoform X2, protein MRSGRDAPVDSMGAEKCYDREAPAHVRRFQVLVSLMLSSQTRDQVTAAAMQKLRAHGCTVENILTTDDEALGKLIYPVGFWRTKVKYLKLTSAMLQKEFGGDIPDSVEGLVRLPGVGPKMAHLAMDIAWDQVSGIGVDTHVHRIANRLGWVRKPTKNPEETRKALEEWLPRELWSEINWLLVGFGQQVCLPVSPLCSMCLNQHSCPSAHKISPTKRPKAGSPRSPNPTEPEQQSAIKHERTKEEPLPTPVSPTAPRRKLKSKNNR, encoded by the exons ATGAGGAGCGGCCGTGATGCACCTGTAGATAGCATGGGAGCAGAGAAATGCTACGACAGAGAGGCTCCTGCACAT GTGAGACGTTTCCAGGTGTTGGTTTCACTCATGCTGTCCAGTCAGACCAGGGACCAGGTGACGGCAGCAGCCATGCAGAAGCTCCGAGCTCACGGCTGCACTGTAGAAAACATACTCACTACTGACGATGAAGCACTGGGAAAACTCATCTATCCTGTCGGCTTCTGGAGG ACTAAGGTGAAGTATCTGAAGCTGACATCGGCCATGCTGCAGAAAGAGTTCGGAGGCGACATCCCAGACAGCGTGGAAGGGCTGGTGCGCCTGCCAGGGGTTGGACCTAAGATGGCTCACTTGGCTATGGACATCGCCTGGGACCAGGTGTCCGGCATTG gtGTGGACACACATGTGCATCGTATCGCTAATCGGCTGGGCTGGGTCAGGAAACCAACCAAGAACCCGGAGGAAACACGCAAGGCCCTGGAAGAGTGGTTACCCAG GGAGCTGTGGAGCGAGATCAACTGGCTGCTCGTGGGTTTTGGACAGCAGGTTTGTCTCCCTGTCAGCCCTCTCTGCTCTATGTGTCTGAACCAGCACAGCTGTCCATCCGCCCACAAGATCTCTCCTACAAAGAGGCCTAAAGCCGGATCCCCACGGTCTCCAAATCCAACTGAACCCGAACAACAATCTGCCATTAAACACGAGAGGACAAAGGAGGAGCCGCTGCCCACACCTGTTTCCCCCACTGCACCGAGAAGGAAGCTAAAAAGCAAGAATAATCGTTGA
- the nherf2 gene encoding Na(+)/H(+) exchange regulatory cofactor NHE-RF2 — translation MESQLRPRLCFVTKGELGYGFHLHGERNKGGQIIRKVDPGSCADLAGLRPGDRLVEVNGENVEKQNHYQVVERIREVAHRTRLLVVDRDTDDYLRSRGLACTEDLALEMGNLSPRPSPGPTPSASPIPIGNSPLSPKSNHMHSFFPPAADLSTHAITQAKVKRSSVTSSSTATDTELQVQPSPEPTDELLPRLCLLAKGENGYGFNLYNDKTKGGQFMRSVDPGSTAEIADIRPGDRLVEVNGVNIQGLKHSEVVALIRAAGEEVRLLVVDQETDELFHRLGITPASNNVKEVYLDESATESAPHTPLPTTELPATDPPIINVMLTDPPIANESPKSRTNGSSASQSSRSSTTQSEISSSDMSFQVHEEDDRRVSDPFMDNGLRLSPTAAEAKQKVLASRNKKRAPAMDWSKKYEIFSSF, via the exons ATGGAGAGCCAGCTGAGACCCAGGCTCTGTTTCGTGACCAAAGGAGAGCTTGGCTATGGGTTTCACCTGCACGGAGAGAGGAATAAAGGCGGACAGATCATCCGCAAAGTGGACCCGGGCTCCTGTGCTGACCTGGCCGGGCTGAGACCAGGAGACCGGCTGGTGGAGGTGAACGGGGAGAATGTGGAGAAGCAGAACCACTATCAA GTGGTGGAGCGTATCCGTGAGGTGGCCCACCGCACCAGGCTGCTGGTGGTGGACAGAGACACGGATGACTACCTCCGCAGCCGTGGCCTGGCCTGCACCGAGGACCTGGCCCTCGAGATGGGAAACCTCTCCCCAAGGCCTTCGCCCGGGCCCACCCCTTCTGCCTCTCCTATACCCATAGGGAACTCGCCCCTGTCACCCAAATCCAACCACATGCACTCATTTTTCCCTCCTGCTGCAGACTTGTCCACACATGCGATCACACAAGCCAAGGTCAAGAGgtcctctgtgacatcatcaagTACGGCGACAGACACAGAG CTGCAGGTGCAGCCCTCGCCAGAGCCGACGGATGAGCTCCTACCCCGTCTGTGTCTCCTGGCGAAGGGGGAGAACGGCTACGGCTTCAACCTGTACAACGATAAGACCAAGGGTGGACAGTTTATGCGTTCGGTTGACCCCGGCTCAACTGCTGAGATTGCAGACATCAGGCCAGGAGACAGACTAGTGGAG GTGAATGGGGTGAACATACAGGGTCTGAAGCACTCAGAGGTGGTGGCACTCATTAGAGCAGCAGGGGAGGAAGTGCGCCTCCTAGTGGTTGACCAGGAGACAGACGAGCTCTTCCACAGACTGGGGATCACACCCGCAAGCAACaatgtcaaag AGGTCTATCTGGATGAATCAGCCACAGAGAGCGCCCCGCACACCCCCTTACCGACCACTGAACTCCCCGCCACAGATCCACCGATCATAAACGTCATGCTGACAGACCCCCCGATCGCAAACGAGTCTCCAAAATCCCGAACCAATGGGAGCTCAGCATCTCAGTCCTCGAGAAGTTCCACCACCCAGTCAGAGATCAGCAGCTCGGACATGAGCTTCcag GTCCACGAAGAGGACGATAGGCGCGTTTCAGACCCTTTCATGGACAATGGCCTGCGTCTGAGTCCCACAGCTGCTGAGGCTAAACAAAAGGTCCTCGCCAGCCGCAACAAGAAGAGAGCACCTGCTATGGACTGGAGTAAGAAATATGAGATCTTCAGCAGCTTCTGA
- the nthl1 gene encoding endonuclease III-like protein 1 isoform X1 produces the protein MLPVRCSTRVCYVVQCFTMTSPYFMHSRSVITRSGGLKADCAPAASLRSKLTSRRRDVGPVSSVEVKVEEDEEEARICEQRPSSASLSAGGCHPKTETDTLPLSSHSRRRRQLKVEYDKDEGVTPVKTEHWEPPDWKKQLGYIREMRSGRDAPVDSMGAEKCYDREAPAHVRRFQVLVSLMLSSQTRDQVTAAAMQKLRAHGCTVENILTTDDEALGKLIYPVGFWRTKVKYLKLTSAMLQKEFGGDIPDSVEGLVRLPGVGPKMAHLAMDIAWDQVSGIGVDTHVHRIANRLGWVRKPTKNPEETRKALEEWLPRELWSEINWLLVGFGQQVCLPVSPLCSMCLNQHSCPSAHKISPTKRPKAGSPRSPNPTEPEQQSAIKHERTKEEPLPTPVSPTAPRRKLKSKNNR, from the exons ATGCTTCCCGTCCGCTGCAGCACGAGGGTCTGTTATGTAGTCCAGTGTTTTACAATGACCTCTCCTTACTTCATGCACAGCAGGTCTGTTATCACTCGGAGTGGTGGTCTAAAGGCTGACTGCGCACCTGCGGCCTCTCTCAGGTCCAAACTCACCAGCAGACGGAGAGATGTGGGTCCAGTCTCCTCTGTGGAGGtgaaggtggaggaggatgaggaggaggcgAGGATCTGTGAGCAGAGACCCTCCTCGGCCTCCTTATCAGCGG GTGGCTGCCATCCAAAAACGGAAACAGACACTTTACCATTGTCTTCACACAGCCGCAGGAGGAGACAGCTAAAAGTGGAATATGACAAGGACGAAGGTGTTACACCGGTGAAGACTGAACACTGGGAACCTCCCGACTGGAAGAAACAACTGGGATACATTCGTGAGATGAGGAGCGGCCGTGATGCACCTGTAGATAGCATGGGAGCAGAGAAATGCTACGACAGAGAGGCTCCTGCACAT GTGAGACGTTTCCAGGTGTTGGTTTCACTCATGCTGTCCAGTCAGACCAGGGACCAGGTGACGGCAGCAGCCATGCAGAAGCTCCGAGCTCACGGCTGCACTGTAGAAAACATACTCACTACTGACGATGAAGCACTGGGAAAACTCATCTATCCTGTCGGCTTCTGGAGG ACTAAGGTGAAGTATCTGAAGCTGACATCGGCCATGCTGCAGAAAGAGTTCGGAGGCGACATCCCAGACAGCGTGGAAGGGCTGGTGCGCCTGCCAGGGGTTGGACCTAAGATGGCTCACTTGGCTATGGACATCGCCTGGGACCAGGTGTCCGGCATTG gtGTGGACACACATGTGCATCGTATCGCTAATCGGCTGGGCTGGGTCAGGAAACCAACCAAGAACCCGGAGGAAACACGCAAGGCCCTGGAAGAGTGGTTACCCAG GGAGCTGTGGAGCGAGATCAACTGGCTGCTCGTGGGTTTTGGACAGCAGGTTTGTCTCCCTGTCAGCCCTCTCTGCTCTATGTGTCTGAACCAGCACAGCTGTCCATCCGCCCACAAGATCTCTCCTACAAAGAGGCCTAAAGCCGGATCCCCACGGTCTCCAAATCCAACTGAACCCGAACAACAATCTGCCATTAAACACGAGAGGACAAAGGAGGAGCCGCTGCCCACACCTGTTTCCCCCACTGCACCGAGAAGGAAGCTAAAAAGCAAGAATAATCGTTGA